cgttaacgtgcggtaaTGTCAATGATTTTGATGAGACCAATAaggagcgctactatattttgtctactgttttacattaagggcatattagaatcgaactaatttatagcaaaagagtgttttaacactatttatatactcgggtggtaatacgtcgtacaaataatttcacgagggcgtataaccgcccatcgtgcatgaattgtgttaaaacactcttttgttataaattatttctcaatTGTTAATTCTTAAAAGAATAAGAatacatgttttcattttcaaaacgaTATCAATCTTGGTTAACGTAAcagatacatttaaggtattagacccctaatagtaatgttttaaaaatggcctTTGCtcggtatattcttaaaggtaaCCATGTTTCGCACCGTGtggcaaattttaaacaacttttaccgtgctgttttttgtaaattttgtataatttatggactTTCCttaagctcaaatagagacaaatttcaatgtgatggccactatctaaaatgtttgcagagaattcattacagcattaattttgatgaaagaaacaccaaactattgttaaaacaattataaaacacaaaataaaactgtaaatataattgtTCTAGTATGCctaaagtaaacagatttaatgagacagaattctaacttcaacatttaaaaattaaagttgaATCCTGTaggtctgttttaaattttgctcacttcattcaaaaataatcttgaggcataagtaaaacctacctgcatttcttccacaatatgtaatctaaagaaagaaggcaaaacagaaaaatgtaactcagtattttttaaagatgtcgAACTCTACCCCTCCtcattcagaggtaaattcactttgaacagcaagaaatcgcttataaaatgaaaattttccacttttgtacaaaacatccataataagtcttgaaagaagcaaaaacttactagaaaaaaaggaaattatggaaaaaaatgggtcccagtgaggcttgaacctacgcacccctgaaaattgcagtcaaagtaggtttatggtaggaattgaatactcaatacttcaaaaaggaggtactctattacgggtccaataccttaactgaAGTATGTAGATATTAGATAGTGTAGACATTTATTTCTTTGGAATTTATGAAACAATATATCTTTGGGTGTATATATGCCGTATCAAGTTGATGAATAGGTAAACACGTATCACTGTCTTAAACAAAATGCTGTTTATTTCAAAGGCAAATGACCGATAGATGTTAAGTTTTAAGAAGACATCACTTAAATGTTATTAATTGTATTTATGGAGTGTAAGTGAATTTTAGTGCAGAaatgtatgtaattttatttgcagatattaatttgtttgggttttttttgtttgttttttttttgttttttttttgctgggtgACGTCATTCTATTTTAATAAGTATATACAGTTGCTAGCTGACATGTCACTGGTTATAGCGGTACCAAGTAGTTACCCTAAATTGCACATAATGGGAGTTGTAGAGCCAGTCtatgtatttattgaacaccTCTTGAATTGTTTAGCTGATCCTTGTCCATGGCATGTGGGAACAGATTGTTTAATAATTATACTTATTCTCCACATAGCTTTTATCAGCAACAATATTCCCGCTCCTTCACCTATTTTCACGCgttaatatttgttttcatcCTTATCGTATTTTCTGATCAATGCATTAACAATACACACATAAAACCTTGATCTGTTTATGCCTAACTGCAGATTTGCCTTCTGTAATGAACCTAAATACATGCTTGCTTCCAAAACATTTGTGAATGCTTCAACAATTTCAGGTATTAATCCTATTTCAAGTTTTTTCGTATACGACATGCGAGCCATTCCGCTGTAatagttaatgaaatattggGAAATTGATGTTTTAGGACAAACCCTCATAACATGATCTGCAGTTGCTCTCGACGGTTCTACAAGAAAAGACATCCAGTAGAATGCGCTTGCAAACTCTGTTTTCTTCTCTGTTTCAAAACAATATCCAGTAAGAAGCAAAGCCATGTTCATATGCTGAACGATTGAACATTTGTGAAAAGCGTAACACAGACATAGTCGAATGTTTCCCCATGGATGTTTTGCCATGGTCTTGCATAGTTCGGGAGTAACTACCTCATGGTAGCTTTTAATGTATTTATCTTCCGGGTACGCAAACACTCGGTCTCGGTACGCCTCAATGACATATTTTTCCTCTCTATTTGCAATATCAAAGAAATATTGTAACCATTTGTCAGGATTTCCCAAGACGCATTGCATCAAATTTTTAAGTGCTTTTGTTTTCATCTGAAGTGAAAGTCTGTCATACGTCAAATACTCTAGGTAATATAGCATCGTTCTTGAGTCCACTTCAATCCCGAATTTAcaattaaaagaaattatatcCTGCCTTGACTTTTCATTCACAAGAAGGGACCTTCTTAATCCTATTGGGCAAcaccaaatatcttttttcatgtattcaaCACATGCCGAAAAAGCATCTCGGCAGCGGTCGACTTCAAGTGTACCTGGAGCCGTCTTGAAGAATTTCTCCCAGTGAAATGCAAatgtgaaaattaattgaaaacatATCGGTAAAACGCTAGATGCATATTTCTCTTCTACTTCTTTTAGGATTTTGACCACTTCGCTTAATTCACCGTTGCAATATAAGACTGAAGCTAGTTTTAATCTGTTTGAAGTTGCATCGGCTTGAAACCCGATTTTAAACATATCAGTAATATCCTCAGATATTGGTTGTTTCTTTTTCAGTCTATACGCTGAAATTAGTGAAGCGTGTTTTGAGATAAAATGAGGTAAAAGCAATCGAGCAGCTGTTCGTTCTGTTGCGCGTCCAAACTTCATTAAATACAACACTTCTTTCAGCAACATGAAACCAGCATATATCtgcttttttaatgtttgatCATGCATGTTTACATATGGAAGTCTTGAGTATTCAATCAGGAAACGATTTATGTCATATACGATTTCAACAAGCATCTGCTTTTCTACTAAGTCGCGGGATGGAAAAGAGTCCATTCTCAAAATTCCTTGCATGCACATTATTCTTTCTCCAAGGCTATCACTTTTCACTTGTAACAAGCATCGAAGATTATTGTTTTGGAGATTTGTGACCACACAGATTAGTTTTTTACAACACCATGGGGTCAACTTTCCGTAGAAAAGGTTTACATTTAGATCGAAAAAATGCGGACAATAATTgctcaaaaggaaatgacgtaaTGTAGAGATACAGCACATCAAACATTCAAGCAGTCGATCTTCTCTCCAAAGGGATGGGCGTGTTCTTGCTATAGTGTGGAATAAAGTTGTCTTGCAGTGGTAGCTGGTAAATGACTCTAATGACTCGTCTCCAATGACAGGTTggaaaaatgatttctttatcaTCTTAAGAACAACCAAACATCTTAGTTGCGTAATATTGAAATCAAATACAAGCATTCTCTCGGCAAATGATTTTGAAATTCGCCATTCAATGAAAGCGTTTTCACTTTGAGTATGACCAACAGGTACTAGAAAACCTTTTGTTGCTCTCAGTTTATCAATTAGTTGTGTGGTCGGCCAGTTATAACTGTGGAAACGATGGATGTTCTCTGTGGTCATAGACAGCGCAGGTGGAACATGGAAAGCACTAACATTGTCTGTATTGAAATAATACAAAGATGGGCCATGTTGAAGGTTTGGAACTAAATTGTCAGTAAAACGATCCCCtaacatatttgtaaaaaatgtgtTGTGCAGGAACTTTCTTCCCACAAAATCATAGTGATACGGTAAATCATCATTGCACAATTCAATATCATTGGAGCTTTTACCAATGATATCAACAAAACACAGCCTGGCGTGACCATGTGGTGTTGTTTTATCTTTCACCATCATCAGGTTCATGAAACAGTCAGCTGTTTGTGTTACTGATTCAACAATGTTAAATAATGTTGGATTACAATGCACTAGGTCCACGTCAGATTTAAGACCAAGCGTTGTTGAACCTTCAATTTTACTTCCAAAATGATATATTTGGAAACCTTGTAAAAATGGCTTTTCACATATCTTACTGGTCAAGTGAAATCCCATCTCTCTAATCACTTCAGCTTCGTGATACAACTTTCTTCTTTTTGTTACAGTCCCTTCGTTCACACCAATAGCTTCAAGCACTCGTGATAAACAGACAGACACTGTTTCAAAAAACGTTGGCACACTCATTTTctgcaataaaatgtatttttggaaagtgatatttaataaaatgtaattcaGAAACTTCACGTTTTACCGTAACTCCCTTTGATAAATATCTGGTAATTTATCTCGGTAGCatgtttaaaaataatgataGAGTGTAGACTCGAATTGATACAAatttaatacatatttgagaAATAACTGAAATGTCTTAAAAAGGTGCAGTTGCAGTATTTCTTAACATTGTCAATTAGACAATACTGTTCAGCAAagcatgtaaacatttttatcGAATTTTCCATGTCTTTCTAGGATGTTCATATGTTTACAAGTAACGAGTATTTGAATATCTACTATTCATGTTAAAATACACttagtttaaaagtattttactgTATTTGTTATTAAGGCatataaacaataatatgaaCACAAAAAGTAACATATACAGATGGATTAGGCTACATCAGCAAACGGCCTTTCCACATGAAGTCAAATTAACAGATCTGTAAACAAAGTGACAGCTCATATGCCTATGAATAACTTTTTAACTATGGACTATGAATGAAAATACATGAATATATTTCAAGAGTAGTTTATTTATGATCGAAAAAGAGTTGATGAGAGTTTAATGATTGAAAACTAATCAGTCATGCCGTTCTACGAAGCTGCTGTTGCAGGACCTACCCTAAATGAATGTGGTTTATATGGAAGGGATTAACTTCGATCGCAATCAAAGATTTCTTTGAAACTGCACTAAATTGATAGTGTGTGACGGGTAGACCGTTTGAATGCACAAATAAACAAGCTGAAGCACTAGATGGGCGAACAACCATATATCTCTTTAATAATTGCACGGGACATATATAACAATGTGTCTGTAGTAAATGAATAGCTACTCCTTTGCCTTTCTGAACGGTTTTCGATGAACGCAGAATTATGCGAAGCTCACCATTACTATCAATACTAACGTCTCCTACGTGACCTTTATCATTTAAATTCAAGGCGTTTGAGCTCGTGTGTACAAGCTCTCCTATCCTAAGATATCCAAAAATGCCAGAGAAAATACTGCTGAAAACAATAATGCTTCAGATGTAGAAGAGCAAACAATATTTGTCACCTGTGTAAGTTACAGAAGTAAGTCAAGCGTTATAGGTTGCCCGATCAATTGTCCGGGGCAACCTATCAAAACCGGTAAGCCTTTTACGTATTATAAATCTTTGAGTGGGATctttaaaactattaattttgcaaTAAAAGGAAATGCCCGAGATATACAGACGTGC
The genomic region above belongs to Mercenaria mercenaria strain notata chromosome 12, MADL_Memer_1, whole genome shotgun sequence and contains:
- the LOC123534414 gene encoding uncharacterized protein LOC123534414 codes for the protein MKMSVPTFFETVSVCLSRVLEAIGVNEGTVTKRRKLYHEAEVIREMGFHLTSKICEKPFLQGFQIYHFGSKIEGSTTLGLKSDVDLVHCNPTLFNIVESVTQTADCFMNLMMVKDKTTPHGHARLCFVDIIGKSSNDIELCNDDLPYHYDFVGRKFLHNTFFTNMLGDRFTDNLVPNLQHGPSLYYFNTDNVSAFHVPPALSMTTENIHRFHSYNWPTTQLIDKLRATKGFLVPVGHTQSENAFIEWRISKSFAERMLVFDFNITQLRCLVVLKMIKKSFFQPVIGDESLESFTSYHCKTTLFHTIARTRPSLWREDRLLECLMCCISTLRHFLLSNYCPHFFDLNVNLFYGKLTPWCCKKLICVVTNLQNNNLRCLLQVKSDSLGERIMCMQGILRMDSFPSRDLVEKQMLVEIVYDINRFLIEYSRLPYVNMHDQTLKKQIYAGFMLLKEVLYLMKFGRATERTAARLLLPHFISKHASLISAYRLKKKQPISEDITDMFKIGFQADATSNRLKLASVLYCNGELSEVVKILKEVEEKYASSVLPICFQLIFTFAFHWEKFFKTAPGTLEVDRCRDAFSACVEYMKKDIWCCPIGLRRSLLVNEKSRQDIISFNCKFGIEVDSRTMLYYLEYLTYDRLSLQMKTKALKNLMQCVLGNPDKWLQYFFDIANREEKYVIEAYRDRVFAYPEDKYIKSYHEVVTPELCKTMAKHPWGNIRLCLCYAFHKCSIVQHMNMALLLTGYCFETEKKTEFASAFYWMSFLVEPSRATADHVMRVCPKTSISQYFINYYSGMARMSYTKKLEIGLIPEIVEAFTNVLEASMYLGSLQKANLQLGINRSRFYVCIVNALIRKYDKDENKY